One stretch of Actinacidiphila sp. DG2A-62 DNA includes these proteins:
- a CDS encoding TIGR03936 family radical SAM-associated protein has translation MQRIRLRYTKRGRLRFTSHRDFQRAFERALRRAEVPMAYSAGFTPHPKVSYANAAPTGVGSEAEYLEIALARFRDPEELRRALDESLPPGLDVIEAVEARTSGLAERLEASVWQLRLDGVAPEEARRAVAVFMAADAVEVTRTTKNGVRAFDCRTAVTRLWVDDDPEQAVDAVGAGAGVPAAGVAGGAADAPETGADGPGRAACAILRLVVRHLTPAVRPDDVLSGLRAAADLAPPVPAAVTRLAQGPLDEESGTVTDPLAPDRDAVAVPAGSA, from the coding sequence GTGCAGCGCATCCGCCTGCGCTACACCAAGCGCGGCCGCCTCCGGTTCACCAGCCATCGCGACTTCCAGCGCGCATTCGAGCGGGCCCTGCGCCGCGCCGAGGTGCCCATGGCGTACTCGGCGGGCTTCACCCCGCACCCGAAGGTGTCGTACGCCAACGCCGCTCCCACCGGCGTCGGCAGCGAGGCCGAGTATCTGGAGATCGCCCTCGCCCGGTTCCGCGACCCCGAGGAACTGCGGCGCGCGCTGGACGAGTCGCTGCCGCCCGGCCTGGACGTGATCGAGGCGGTCGAGGCCCGGACCTCCGGGCTCGCCGAGCGCCTGGAGGCGTCGGTGTGGCAGCTGAGGCTGGACGGCGTCGCCCCCGAGGAGGCCCGGCGAGCGGTCGCGGTGTTCATGGCCGCGGACGCCGTCGAGGTCACGCGCACCACGAAGAACGGTGTCCGCGCCTTCGACTGCCGCACCGCCGTCACCCGCCTGTGGGTCGATGACGACCCGGAGCAGGCGGTGGACGCGGTCGGCGCCGGCGCCGGCGTGCCCGCCGCCGGAGTCGCCGGCGGGGCCGCCGACGCACCGGAAACGGGTGCCGATGGGCCCGGGCGCGCTGCTTGTGCGATACTGCGGCTGGTTGTGCGGCATCTGACACCTGCCGTACGGCCCGACGACGTACTGTCCGGCCTCCGCGCGGCGGCCGACCTCGCGCCGCCGGTCCCCGCAGCGGTGACCAGGCTGGCGCAGGGGCCGCTCGACGAGGAGTCCGGCACGGTCACCGACCCGCTCGCGCCCGATCGCGACGCCGTGGCGGTGCCTGCCGGTTCCGCCTAG